From the Bacteroidia bacterium genome, one window contains:
- a CDS encoding aconitate hydratase → MTMNLDMIQRVYANLPEKTAAARALLGRPLTFAEKILYSHQWEATGTPYTRGKDYVNFGPDRVAMQDATAQMALLQFMSAGIPKVAVPSTVHCDHLILAEHGATQDLASSLDTNKEVFDFLASVSKKYGIGFWKPGAGIIHQVVLENYAFPGGMMIGTDSHTPNAGGLGMIAIGVGGADAVDVMAGMPWELKFPKLIGVRLTGSLNGWTSPKDIILKLAGILTVKGGTGAIVEYFGDGARSLSATGKGTICNMGAEIGATTSLFPYDNQMAAYLRSTDREDVANAADAVAAHLQADPEVEADPEKYYDQVIHIDLDTLEPHINGPFTPDRAFPISEFANAVRENGWPEELRVALIGSCTNSSYEDIDRVASIARQAKANGLKARSEFTITPGSEQVRATIERDGQLALLEGIGGTVLANACGPCIGQWKRHDVQKGDKNSIITSFNRNFTGRNDGNPDTHAFVASPETVAALALAGTLTFDFTKDTLRNDRGEEVRLYPPQGEQLPANGFLPDTEGFVAPAEDGSGVDVIIDPASNRLQALTPFAPPQAGDYEQLHLLLKVRGKCTTDHISMAGPWLRFRGHLDNISNNMFIGAINEYNGVANKVKSQRTGEYAEVPAVAREYKAAGKGWVVIGDENYGEGSSREHAAMEPRHLGGKAIIVKSFARIHETNLKKQGMLPLTFDDPADYLKIQEDDRITLKVDELAPGTQLTMLLHHADGGTDTVMLNHTMNAQQIEWWKAGSALNLIAAAGA, encoded by the coding sequence ATGACGATGAACTTGGACATGATCCAGCGGGTGTACGCGAACCTGCCGGAAAAGACGGCCGCTGCCCGTGCGCTGCTCGGCCGTCCCCTGACATTTGCCGAAAAAATTCTCTATTCGCATCAGTGGGAAGCGACCGGAACCCCATATACACGCGGAAAGGATTACGTCAACTTCGGTCCCGACCGTGTAGCCATGCAGGACGCCACTGCGCAAATGGCCTTACTGCAATTCATGAGCGCGGGTATCCCTAAGGTGGCTGTGCCGTCCACCGTACATTGCGACCATCTCATTCTCGCCGAGCATGGCGCAACGCAGGATCTCGCATCCTCGTTGGACACGAATAAAGAAGTATTCGACTTCCTCGCATCCGTCTCGAAGAAATACGGCATCGGCTTCTGGAAACCAGGTGCGGGTATTATTCATCAGGTTGTGCTGGAAAATTATGCTTTCCCCGGCGGCATGATGATCGGCACGGATTCCCACACTCCCAATGCCGGCGGTCTCGGTATGATCGCCATTGGCGTCGGCGGCGCGGATGCCGTGGACGTGATGGCCGGCATGCCCTGGGAGCTCAAATTCCCGAAACTTATCGGCGTCAGACTGACGGGAAGCCTCAATGGTTGGACCTCGCCCAAGGACATCATTCTCAAGCTGGCTGGCATACTTACCGTGAAAGGCGGGACCGGCGCCATTGTGGAATACTTCGGCGATGGTGCGCGGAGCTTGTCTGCAACGGGTAAAGGTACAATTTGTAATATGGGCGCAGAGATCGGCGCTACGACCTCGCTCTTTCCGTACGACAACCAGATGGCGGCCTATCTTCGCTCCACCGATCGCGAGGATGTCGCAAACGCGGCGGATGCTGTCGCGGCGCATTTACAGGCCGATCCGGAAGTCGAAGCCGATCCCGAAAAGTATTACGATCAGGTCATTCACATCGATCTGGATACGCTCGAACCGCATATCAACGGACCCTTCACACCCGACCGCGCTTTTCCGATTTCGGAGTTCGCCAATGCCGTCCGCGAAAACGGCTGGCCAGAGGAACTCCGCGTCGCACTGATTGGCTCATGTACCAACTCCAGCTATGAAGATATTGATCGCGTGGCCTCCATCGCCCGTCAGGCGAAAGCCAACGGCCTCAAGGCCCGTTCGGAGTTCACCATCACCCCCGGATCCGAGCAGGTGCGCGCCACCATCGAACGCGACGGACAGCTCGCGTTGCTGGAAGGCATAGGCGGTACGGTGCTCGCAAATGCTTGTGGGCCGTGCATCGGCCAGTGGAAACGTCATGACGTGCAAAAGGGCGACAAGAACAGCATCATCACCTCCTTCAACCGCAATTTCACCGGACGCAACGACGGGAATCCCGACACACACGCATTCGTCGCCAGCCCGGAAACCGTGGCAGCTTTGGCACTGGCTGGTACGCTGACGTTTGATTTCACGAAAGATACGCTGCGCAATGATCGCGGAGAGGAGGTACGATTATATCCGCCGCAGGGCGAACAACTCCCCGCCAACGGATTTCTTCCGGATACCGAAGGATTCGTCGCGCCCGCCGAAGACGGTTCCGGCGTTGACGTCATCATCGATCCCGCGAGCAACCGTCTGCAGGCGCTTACGCCGTTCGCCCCGCCACAGGCGGGAGATTACGAGCAGTTACATTTACTCCTCAAGGTACGCGGGAAGTGTACAACAGATCACATTTCCATGGCGGGTCCCTGGCTGCGATTCCGTGGTCATCTGGACAACATTTCCAATAACATGTTCATCGGAGCCATCAACGAATACAACGGTGTCGCGAACAAAGTGAAGAGCCAGCGCACCGGAGAGTATGCCGAGGTACCGGCGGTGGCGCGCGAGTACAAAGCCGCCGGCAAGGGCTGGGTGGTGATCGGCGACGAAAACTACGGCGAGGGTTCCTCCCGCGAACATGCAGCTATGGAGCCGCGTCATCTCGGAGGAAAGGCCATTATCGTAAAATCCTTCGCGCGCATTCACGAAACCAATCTCAAGAAGCAAGGCATGCTTCCGCTCACCTTTGACGATCCGGCGGATTATCTCAAAATTCAGGAAGATGATCGTATCACGCTGAAGGTCGACGAACTCGCTCCCGGCACACAGCTCACTATGCTTCTGCATCACGCCGACGGTGGCACCGACACCGTTATGCTCAACCACACCATGAACGCACAACAGATCGAGTGGTGGAAAGCCGGCAGCGCGCTGAATCTCATTGCGGCGGCAGGAGCGTAG